The Stratiformator vulcanicus genome has a segment encoding these proteins:
- a CDS encoding NADAR family protein, producing MSEVINFYSTTDEYGEFSNFAAFPIRLDGKRWPTSEHYFQAAKFADSAYQEEIRLAHSPMKAARLGRSRKKPLRKDWESIKIEVMRAAVIAKFAQYDELRIKLLGTGDAKLVEHTSNDAFWGDGGDGSGRNWLGLILMEVREELRAARC from the coding sequence ATGTCCGAAGTCATCAACTTCTACAGCACGACCGACGAGTACGGGGAGTTTTCGAACTTCGCAGCGTTCCCGATTCGGCTTGATGGAAAACGCTGGCCGACCAGCGAGCACTATTTTCAGGCCGCCAAATTTGCTGATTCGGCATATCAGGAAGAAATACGTCTTGCCCATTCGCCGATGAAAGCAGCACGGCTCGGACGCAGCCGTAAGAAACCGCTTCGTAAAGACTGGGAGTCTATTAAGATTGAGGTCATGAGGGCCGCGGTCATTGCCAAGTTCGCGCAATATGACGAATTGCGAATTAAGCTTCTCGGCACCGGCGATGCAAAGCTTGTTGAGCACACGTCGAACGACGCATTCTGGGGCGATGGCGGTGACGGCTCCGGGCGAAATTGGCTGGGCCTCATCCTGATGGAAGTGCGCGAGGAACTACGTGCGGCGCGTTGCTGA